The window ATAGGTGGGCAACCTCAGGGTAATGATTAGCCACCAAGATCGAGTTTACGCCCTCTATCGTCAACATAGAGGTGTCGTTGGCAGAATCACCCGCTACGCACACTTCATCAACGCTCAAATCATGTTGTTTGAGCAGGTGATGAATCGCAGTCGCTTTGTTGACACCCTTCGGTGTGATGTCCAAATACCAATCGTGAGAGTAGGTGAGGTGTACATCCAATCCGTGTGACTTCAAGCTCGATTCGATCAGCTCGTGTTGAGGCTTAGACAGTTTTCCTTCAAAGGTAATCTTGCAGTCGCCTTGATGGTTATCTAAGCGTTCTCCCATGAAATCGAGTGGCGCAAGTGCTGACTCGACCTTTGATTTGTTCCACGACGCTTCTAATTGGTTATGCCAAATATGATCGGGCTTTTGGGAGTGGTCGTGGTGAATTCTGGTGCCCACATCGCTGATAATACTGTGTGGTTTCGGGTAGTTATCCGACGCTAAACCCACCCTAATAGAGGGTAGAGTTCTTCCCGTCGCAATGATAAATCGGATATCAGATTGCTCAGTTAAGTAGTCAAATAATTGATTAACCCCATGAGATGAACCTCCATCAAGCGTCCCATCAAAGTCACATACCAACATTTTTATCATTTGAATTCCCTGTTCTTTTCTCTAATCATCACGGAAAGAATATCCATTTCTTCTATAAAGAATGGCTCAGCAATGAGCACTCTACAAGTTGTCTTTTGGCTTAGGTAATCGACATTCAATAGTTTGCAGCAAGCGTCACAGTCGGCGTTATGTTCTGGATATTAAAGATAATTCTATCAATCGAAACTGTGCTTAATTGGGTTCAATTTTAACAGTTGTTTCTACTTTTTTTGGTAATTTTTCGTCCCTTCTATTCGTTTGATTTGTAATTTTGAATGCCTCTCTTTCCTCGTTGATTTCATGCAGAACCCTCGTGTTATACAGACAAAGGCTCAGGGGGTATTTGACCTTCGTAACAGAGCCAATCACCAGTTTGTAAATGACACCAAAATCGGCGTCAAATAGTTTGTATTCGAATTATTTGTGCACGAACTATTTGTACGTATTCGTGGTCTATTTAGCTTATTAATTGTTCTGATGTGAAATAAATATTCAATAATCTATCAGTAAGTAATACATAATATTGCAGATGATGTCATCGATTTAAAGTCTTTTATTATCAGTATTTTGCTATAATTTCGCTTGAAATTTAACCTTTGTTTTGGTTGGTGGTTTAGTGGTTTTATTCCATATTTACAGAACGCGACCCCTTGATTTACAGGGTTTAATTGCTTAGAGTGCTAATCGTTTTTCGGGTTTAAATAACCATTTTAAAGCTTAAACAACCGTTTTTAAGTTTAAATAACTATTAGTTTAAATAACTAAGAAAGGATTAGATTACATGGATCCCATACTGGAAGTTAAGGGACTGTACAAGGTGTTTGGTGAAGACACCGACCGTGCTTTTACAATGATTAATGAAGGTGCGAACAAAGATAAAGTTTTCGAAGAAACAGGTTTAACGATCGGCGTTAACGATGTTTCTCTTAGTATTCAAGAAGGCGAGA of the Vibrio lentus genome contains:
- a CDS encoding HAD-IIB family hydrolase; translated protein: MIKMLVCDFDGTLDGGSSHGVNQLFDYLTEQSDIRFIIATGRTLPSIRVGLASDNYPKPHSIISDVGTRIHHDHSQKPDHIWHNQLEASWNKSKVESALAPLDFMGERLDNHQGDCKITFEGKLSKPQHELIESSLKSHGLDVHLTYSHDWYLDITPKGVNKATAIHHLLKQHDLSVDEVCVAGDSANDTSMLTIEGVNSILVANHYPEVAHLSDRDNVYTSRATHAEGVLEGLKYWQLRTVSGS